From the genome of Deltaproteobacteria bacterium:
GTGCAGCGCCCGCGCCACCAGCTCCTTGCCGCTCCCCGTGGGGCCCAGGATCATCACCGGGAAGTTCCAGACGGCGAACAGGCGGATGCGCGCGCGCACCTCGGCGATGGCGTCGCTCCGGCCAATCAGGCCCAGGGTGAGCTCGTCGAAGGGGGCGACGCACCCGGGGCCCGAGGGGGAAGGCGACGACCGGGCGTCCCTGTTGTGCTTGGTGGCCATGGCCGACCCCGGCGCCGCCCGGAGGGCGGAGAGCTCGGCTCGGGCGGGATGCCCGGGGAGCCTGGGGAGGGACAGTGCGACTGGCATGCCAAATGGGTTTTCGCGGGGTTGCGCGTCGCGGGAGCTCGAGGCGATCGCGCGGCGGACAGGGGTGACCGCCACGGACAGGCGAGGGTGACGGGACCTGGAGGCCCTTCGAGGCGACTTCAAAGCTCAAGGGAACTTGAGGTTTCCGAATCGCGCGGGCGCGAGCTTGATGAGCGCGAGCTTGCCCCCGAGATAGAGCGCGATCGTGCCCACCGCGAGCAGGGCGATCAGCCACCACCGCGCGCGCGGTGGCGAGCCGCTCACATAGCGCCAGAGCTTCTCGGCTTCATCGGTCCGGCCCATGGCGTCGAGGCACTTCGCCTCGTTGACGTACACCGGCTCGTCCAGTGGCAAGAGCCGTCTGGCCCGTTCGAAGAGCGGCACGGCGCGCGGGCAGTCGTGGAGCTGCGCATAGGTGTAACCGAGATCGTTGAGCACCCAGCCGTCCTCCACGCCTTCGGCAATGGCGCGCTCCCCGGTGGCCTTGGCCTCCTCGAGGCGTCCCACGGTCGAGAGGTAGAAGAGCCACGACGACATGATGGCCGGGTTCTTGGGCTCGAGCTCCAGCGCCTTCTTCAGTCG
Proteins encoded in this window:
- a CDS encoding sigma 54-interacting transcriptional regulator, which codes for MPVALSLPRLPGHPARAELSALRAAPGSAMATKHNRDARSSPSPSGPGCVAPFDELTLGLIGRSDAIAEVRARIRLFAVWNFPVMILGPTGSGKELVARALH